A window of the Juglans microcarpa x Juglans regia isolate MS1-56 chromosome 5D, Jm3101_v1.0, whole genome shotgun sequence genome harbors these coding sequences:
- the LOC121265854 gene encoding uncharacterized protein LOC121265854 translates to MDNLQGACTNRLLIEFQLLSDKKKVLHGRPWSFDRYLVCLKDFDGELSPNEVQFSSEPFWVQVHNLPFVGMTKILGEMIGAIIGKVHTMEVDAQGCGWGSFLRLKVDVDVTKPLKRGPMINLGGKPCWTYFKCEHLPNLCFKCGLLKHKYGGSPKVSFQGPAFREQSEEEGNMDTGNGQSQSAVEVEASSQKIPSCFKEPVTTQPFSSQTNQDSNLSSVQTCSPMSLSKDPLFLGIPVVPTKACPLPSGGAEKMSVT, encoded by the exons ATGGATAACCTTCAAGGAGCTTGCACCAACAGATTACTTATCGAGTTCCAACTCTTATCAGATAAAAAGAAGGTCTTGCATGGAAGACCATGGTCTTTTGACCGTTACCTTGTCTGCCTAAAGGACTTCGATGGAGAGCTATCTCCAAATGAGGTGCAGTTCTCATCAGAACCCTTCTGGGTTCAAGTCCATAACCTCCCTTTCGTAGGtatgactaaaatattaggGGAGATGATTGGTGCAATCATAGGCAAGGTGCACACTATGGAGGTTGATGCCCAGGGGTGTGGATGGGGTAGTTTTCTAAGACTCAAGGTGGATGTGGATGTCACCAAGCCTTTGAAACGAGGCCCAATGATCAACCTTGGTGGTAAACCATGTTGGACTTATTTCAAATGCGAACATCTACCTAATTTATGCTTCAAGTGTGGCCTACTGAAGCAC AAGTATGGAGGCTCACCTAAAGTTTCCTTTCAAGGACCTGCATTTCGGGAGCAATCAGAGGAGGAAGGTAACATGGACACTGGTAATGGGCAGTCTCAATCAGCAGTAGAGGTAGAGGCCTCAAGTCAGAAAATCCCATCTTGTTTCAAGGAACCTGTCACGACCCAGCCTTTCTCTAGCCAAACCAACCAGGATAGCAACTTGTCCTCTGTGCAAACCTGTAGTCCAATGAGCTTGTCTAAGGATCCCCTCTTTCTCGGGATTCCTGTTGTGCCAACTAAAGCTTGTCCTTTGCCTTCTGGAGGTGCAGAGAAAATGTCAGTCACATAA